The following proteins are co-located in the Shouchella hunanensis genome:
- a CDS encoding c-type cytochrome — MKKWMVLAGLTLFLTACGGNGDEAEAPEPENGTDDGTSEVGEYDEALAEQTYQQSCIQCHAGLNEGGTGPALANNNLSSNEIREIIVNGRGSMPAQSQLEEDEVDNLSMWLADQ, encoded by the coding sequence ATGAAAAAATGGATGGTATTAGCTGGACTAACGTTATTTTTAACGGCGTGTGGTGGAAATGGTGATGAAGCGGAAGCACCAGAACCGGAAAACGGAACCGATGATGGAACGAGTGAAGTTGGAGAGTACGATGAGGCGTTAGCTGAACAGACGTATCAACAAAGCTGTATTCAATGCCATGCTGGTTTAAATGAAGGTGGAACGGGTCCTGCTCTTGCTAACAACAACTTATCTTCTAACGAGATTAGAGAGATCATTGTAAATGGGCGAGGAAGCATGCCGGCTCAATCCCAATTAGAGGAAGATGAAGTGGATAATTTGTCCATGTGGTTAGCTGATCAATAA
- a CDS encoding Fur-regulated basic protein FbpA: MTEEELIKKRQEKMIDKLLKAGIYKYKDTHLYELTYAEVEDAYLRFMVEKEK, from the coding sequence ATGACAGAAGAAGAGCTTATTAAGAAAAGACAAGAAAAAATGATTGATAAACTGCTGAAGGCAGGTATTTATAAATATAAAGATACCCATTTGTACGAATTAACGTATGCAGAAGTTGAGGATGCTTATCTTCGCTTCATGGTCGAGAAAGAAAAATAA
- a CDS encoding Ku protein has translation MHTVWKGSISFGLVTIPVKLHTATENKDIKLRQLHKKCHTPINYKKVCPDCDEEVKNEDIVKAYEYAKNKFVVLDAEDLEQLKKEQEDKAVEIIDFVKLEEIDPIYFEKSYFLAPDSGGNKAYGLLREGLVQSGKIGVAKIIIRSKEQLAIVRVYENGLMMETIHFPDEVRKMEDVPNVPQEQKIVKKELDAALMLIDQLTVSFDPDNYQDEYRHALMDLIEKKKSGEEVVTTTEKAKDTSNVTDIMSALQASIDKTKKKKAPAKKKTAKTKKNA, from the coding sequence ATGCACACAGTTTGGAAAGGGAGCATTAGTTTTGGCCTCGTTACGATTCCTGTTAAGCTCCATACCGCTACGGAAAACAAAGACATTAAATTAAGACAACTTCATAAAAAATGTCATACCCCGATAAACTATAAAAAAGTTTGTCCCGATTGCGATGAAGAAGTGAAGAACGAAGATATTGTGAAGGCATATGAGTATGCAAAAAATAAGTTTGTTGTCCTTGATGCAGAGGATTTAGAACAGCTCAAGAAAGAACAAGAGGACAAAGCGGTAGAAATTATTGATTTCGTTAAATTAGAAGAGATTGATCCGATTTATTTTGAAAAAAGCTATTTCTTAGCACCTGATTCCGGTGGAAACAAAGCCTATGGGTTATTACGTGAAGGGCTGGTTCAGTCGGGTAAGATTGGAGTTGCCAAAATAATCATTCGTTCAAAAGAACAGCTTGCTATTGTGCGCGTATATGAAAATGGGTTGATGATGGAAACCATCCATTTTCCTGATGAAGTAAGGAAAATGGAAGATGTTCCAAATGTACCTCAAGAGCAAAAGATCGTAAAAAAAGAATTGGATGCAGCTTTAATGCTCATTGATCAACTTACAGTATCGTTTGATCCTGATAACTATCAAGATGAGTATCGGCACGCCCTTATGGACTTAATTGAAAAGAAAAAGTCTGGTGAGGAAGTTGTTACAACAACCGAAAAAGCGAAAGACACTTCAAATGTAACCGATATTATGTCTGCTCTTCAAGCATCCATTGATAAAACAAAAAAGAAGAAAGCCCCTGCAAAGAAAAAAACAGCAAAAACAAAGAAGAATGCATAG
- a CDS encoding DNA ligase D: MLATNASTIPKGDQWSYEVKYDGFRCLLHWDEDGPALYSRNKKELSKAFPEIIHACLQIEEKVKKHLPLILDAEIVSLVNPYQSSFSIVHRRAKLRTKEQVTIYSQRLPVSLMIFDLLMEKGIPLTDLPLKDRKRKLNVLQSQTPTLAIIQPYKNPKEIETIVKKYNGEGIIAKKNTSTYVPKRSSQWVKIKNYRYVHVILTEYDKQNGYFQGGVYQENTYVPIVQFSHGLKTEDRKALATLFEKNGERVGKERWSLPPSICVKIGCISFDGDQLREPFFQSFLLEEKVEDCTWQNLLSQLQPLPANVVITSENKPIWPAIQYTKMDYLQYLHAVASTMLPFLTNRLLTTIRYPHGAESEAFYQKNCPDYAPEFILTHNRDGINYIVCNSLESLLWLGNQLALEYHLPFQKKDQSCPSEIVFDLDPPSVEQFSLAVKAALALKEVISSFGLMVYIKTSGNKGLQLYLPLPEETFTYQETRVFCQFISRYVVEQHPEHFTLERLKKNRAGRLYVDYLQHDEGKTIIAPYSPRGHSRGLVATPLYWEEVTNQLNPSLFTLTHVVSRLKLEGDPFRTFRENVHEQGKRFSDVLLHLQSLLSKT, encoded by the coding sequence ATGTTAGCTACAAATGCATCTACTATTCCTAAAGGAGACCAATGGTCATATGAGGTAAAATACGATGGATTTCGTTGCTTGCTTCATTGGGACGAGGACGGACCAGCATTATACAGTCGGAATAAAAAAGAATTATCGAAAGCATTTCCAGAAATTATTCATGCATGCTTACAGATTGAAGAGAAAGTAAAAAAGCATCTTCCACTTATTTTAGATGCAGAGATTGTATCATTAGTGAACCCTTATCAAAGTAGCTTCTCTATTGTGCATCGACGCGCAAAACTTCGTACCAAAGAACAAGTTACGATCTATTCCCAACGCTTGCCTGTTTCCCTTATGATTTTTGATCTATTAATGGAAAAAGGCATTCCTTTAACAGACCTTCCGTTAAAGGATCGGAAACGAAAGTTGAATGTACTTCAAAGCCAGACACCAACGTTAGCCATTATTCAACCCTATAAAAACCCTAAAGAGATAGAGACGATTGTGAAGAAATACAATGGAGAAGGCATTATAGCGAAAAAAAATACAAGCACTTATGTGCCTAAACGATCCTCCCAGTGGGTCAAGATAAAGAACTATCGCTATGTTCATGTCATTTTAACAGAGTACGATAAACAAAATGGTTATTTTCAAGGCGGGGTGTATCAAGAAAATACATACGTTCCTATTGTTCAGTTTTCCCATGGTTTAAAGACTGAAGACCGAAAAGCGTTAGCCACTCTTTTTGAAAAAAACGGGGAACGTGTCGGCAAAGAACGGTGGTCTTTACCTCCTTCTATTTGCGTGAAAATTGGTTGCATTAGTTTTGATGGCGATCAACTTAGAGAACCGTTTTTTCAATCGTTTTTACTAGAAGAAAAGGTGGAGGATTGCACGTGGCAAAACCTTCTTTCTCAGCTACAGCCTTTGCCTGCCAACGTGGTGATTACGAGTGAGAATAAACCGATTTGGCCAGCTATACAATATACAAAAATGGATTATTTGCAGTACTTACATGCGGTTGCATCAACTATGCTCCCTTTTTTAACAAATCGGCTACTTACAACTATTCGTTATCCTCACGGTGCCGAAAGCGAAGCCTTTTATCAAAAAAATTGCCCAGATTATGCACCCGAATTTATCCTTACACATAACCGTGACGGCATAAACTATATTGTTTGTAATTCACTTGAATCGCTACTGTGGTTAGGGAATCAGCTCGCACTAGAGTATCATCTTCCTTTCCAGAAAAAAGATCAATCATGCCCCTCAGAAATTGTGTTCGACTTGGATCCGCCTAGTGTGGAACAATTTTCTCTTGCTGTAAAAGCAGCTCTAGCGTTAAAGGAAGTAATTTCATCCTTTGGCTTAATGGTTTACATCAAAACGTCGGGAAATAAAGGCTTGCAGCTATACCTGCCTTTACCAGAAGAAACCTTTACTTATCAAGAGACAAGGGTTTTCTGTCAGTTTATTAGTAGGTATGTGGTAGAACAGCATCCAGAACATTTTACACTTGAACGCTTGAAGAAAAATCGAGCAGGACGATTATACGTTGATTATTTGCAGCATGACGAAGGAAAAACCATCATTGCGCCTTATTCGCCTCGTGGACATAGCCGTGGTTTAGTTGCCACTCCTCTATATTGGGAAGAGGTAACAAATCAATTGAACCCCTCCCTTTTTACACTGACACATGTTGTAAGCCGTTTAAAATTAGAGGGAGACCCTTTTCGAACGTTTCGAGAAAATGTACATGAGCAAGGAAAGCGATTTTCAGATGTTCTTCTACATCTACAATCACTCCTTTCTAAAACGTAA
- the rpsN gene encoding 30S ribosomal protein S14, translated as MAKKSKVAKEMKRQALVEQYAQKRKELKEKGDYIALAKLPRDSSPARLTRRCRVTGRPRGVLRDFELSRIAFRELAHKGQIPGVKKASW; from the coding sequence ATGGCTAAGAAATCAAAAGTTGCAAAGGAAATGAAACGTCAAGCACTTGTTGAACAATATGCTCAGAAACGGAAAGAATTAAAGGAAAAAGGAGACTATATTGCGCTAGCAAAATTACCAAGAGATTCTTCTCCAGCACGGTTAACGAGACGCTGTCGCGTGACTGGAAGACCAAGAGGTGTACTCCGGGATTTTGAATTATCACGTATTGCTTTCCGCGAACTAGCGCATAAAGGTCAAATTCCTGGTGTGAAAAAAGCAAGTTGGTAA
- a CDS encoding TetR/AcrR family transcriptional regulator: protein MSEKIDRRKQFTRMVLKEALMKLLKEKPISSVTVKELCEMANINRSTFYSHYIDAHDLLDKIGKELFDDMYATLNQYNYKKQDEVLQMSTKILEYVAERSEQCQILLSDNGDTSFKKRVIGIIQEFIMKKWMEEHQLGDDLSEYIPLLVVSGGVDTIESWLVNGKKESPQEMARLIHQFINFGLSGFRKK from the coding sequence TTGTCAGAAAAAATTGACCGCAGAAAACAGTTTACGAGAATGGTATTAAAAGAGGCTTTAATGAAGTTGCTTAAGGAGAAGCCGATTTCATCTGTAACCGTAAAAGAATTATGTGAAATGGCTAATATTAACCGTTCAACATTTTATAGCCACTATATTGACGCCCATGATCTACTCGATAAAATTGGAAAAGAGCTTTTTGATGATATGTATGCCACGCTCAATCAATATAACTATAAAAAACAGGATGAAGTCTTGCAAATGTCGACCAAAATATTAGAATATGTTGCAGAGCGGAGTGAGCAATGCCAAATTCTTTTAAGTGATAACGGCGATACGTCCTTTAAAAAACGAGTGATAGGAATTATTCAAGAGTTTATTATGAAAAAATGGATGGAAGAACATCAATTAGGTGATGATCTATCCGAATACATACCGCTTTTGGTTGTAAGCGGAGGAGTCGATACAATTGAAAGTTGGCTAGTGAATGGGAAGAAAGAATCGCCTCAAGAGATGGCGCGGCTAATTCATCAATTTATTAACTTTGGTTTGTCAGGGTTTCGAAAAAAATAA
- a CDS encoding efflux RND transporter permease subunit — MVFAALTLLAIIGQFFVSTNYNMVDYLPDDAPSTNALEVMENEFTASIPNTNVLVKDVSIQEALSYKHELENMNGVEEVLWLDDLVDLQIPLEMVDRTTLESYYKDGNALFSLTITTGEEVEATDAIYELIGEDNAIAGEAVNNATSQNMAVSETIYAAALLVPVIIIILVLSTNSWAEPLFFLTAIGVSVLINLGSNIFLGEVSFVTQSVAPILQLAVSLDYAIFLLHSFNDELAKGKKPEQAMAAAMRNSFPVIFVSAVTTFFGFMALMFMNFEIGADLGLNLVKGIVFSFISVVVFLPALTLFLYKWIEKTRHKSLVPSFKGVGAKLLKLRYPALILVFLLIVPSFIAQGSTSFIYGLGDLPDTTRAGADAALIEETFGESTPLVVLVPNDDIAKEAELVSQLEELAYVDSVMSYTNVVGTGIPAEFLDDSIISEFQSEQFSRIMVFTDAGVEGDIPFSLVEDVRALSESYYGDTAYTLGESVTLYDMKETVTVDNQVVNTITVVTIALVLMITFRSISIPIILLVTIQSAVWINLAIPYMTNDSLVFVGYLVVSTVQLAATIDYGILLMETYKHHRQKMPAYPAMKKALDEKLFSIIISAAILSSVGLILWITSTNPTVSSIGLLLGRGAILAFILVVVLLPALLLVGDKLVKKTTYRSNFYEQEEETER; from the coding sequence ATGGTTTTTGCTGCGTTAACACTGTTAGCAATCATTGGACAATTTTTTGTTTCAACCAATTACAATATGGTTGATTATCTACCTGATGATGCTCCCTCTACGAATGCGCTAGAGGTAATGGAAAATGAATTTACAGCATCTATTCCAAACACGAATGTACTAGTAAAAGACGTCAGTATACAGGAAGCACTGTCGTATAAACATGAGTTAGAAAACATGAATGGAGTCGAGGAAGTTCTTTGGCTTGATGACCTTGTTGATTTACAAATTCCACTTGAGATGGTTGACAGGACGACGCTTGAATCGTATTACAAAGACGGTAATGCCTTGTTTTCTTTAACCATTACAACCGGAGAAGAAGTGGAAGCAACAGATGCTATCTACGAACTTATTGGTGAGGATAACGCGATTGCTGGTGAGGCTGTCAATAATGCCACGTCTCAAAACATGGCGGTATCAGAAACCATCTATGCAGCTGCATTACTTGTCCCGGTTATTATCATTATTTTAGTTCTGTCGACTAATTCTTGGGCAGAACCCCTCTTTTTTCTTACTGCCATCGGAGTTTCTGTTTTAATTAACCTAGGTTCCAACATCTTTCTTGGAGAAGTTTCGTTTGTTACACAATCTGTTGCACCGATTTTGCAGCTTGCCGTTTCCCTTGATTATGCCATCTTTTTGCTACATAGCTTTAATGATGAATTAGCCAAAGGGAAGAAGCCTGAACAAGCAATGGCCGCTGCTATGAGAAATTCATTTCCTGTTATTTTCGTAAGTGCGGTTACGACGTTCTTTGGCTTTATGGCTCTAATGTTCATGAACTTTGAGATTGGCGCAGACTTGGGCTTAAACTTAGTTAAAGGAATTGTCTTTAGCTTCATCTCTGTTGTTGTCTTCCTACCTGCTCTTACGTTGTTTTTATACAAATGGATTGAAAAGACGCGCCACAAATCTCTTGTGCCTAGTTTTAAAGGGGTTGGAGCGAAATTACTGAAATTACGTTATCCAGCGCTTATCCTTGTCTTTTTGTTAATTGTTCCAAGCTTTATTGCTCAAGGGAGTACCTCTTTTATTTATGGGCTAGGTGATTTACCTGACACAACTCGTGCAGGTGCAGATGCAGCATTGATTGAAGAGACATTTGGTGAATCAACACCACTTGTTGTTCTTGTGCCTAATGATGATATTGCAAAAGAAGCAGAATTGGTAAGTCAGCTTGAAGAGCTCGCTTATGTTGATTCTGTCATGTCTTATACGAACGTTGTCGGTACAGGGATCCCTGCTGAATTTCTGGATGATTCGATTATCAGTGAATTTCAATCAGAACAGTTCAGTCGAATTATGGTTTTTACAGATGCAGGCGTTGAGGGCGATATTCCGTTTAGCTTAGTTGAAGACGTACGTGCATTAAGTGAATCGTATTACGGAGATACTGCCTACACCCTTGGGGAAAGCGTGACACTTTATGATATGAAAGAGACTGTCACCGTTGATAATCAAGTTGTTAATACCATAACGGTGGTAACGATCGCCCTTGTGTTAATGATCACATTTAGGTCGATCTCCATTCCTATTATTCTGCTTGTTACGATCCAATCAGCTGTATGGATTAATTTAGCGATTCCCTATATGACAAATGATTCGCTCGTATTTGTTGGCTATTTAGTTGTTAGTACGGTGCAATTAGCCGCAACCATTGATTACGGTATTCTCCTTATGGAAACGTACAAACACCATCGTCAAAAAATGCCAGCATACCCTGCAATGAAAAAAGCCCTTGATGAGAAACTATTTTCCATCATTATCTCAGCAGCGATTCTTTCAAGTGTTGGTCTTATTCTATGGATTACATCTACGAATCCAACGGTTTCTTCTATTGGATTATTGTTAGGTCGAGGTGCCATTTTAGCCTTTATCCTTGTTGTTGTCCTGTTACCGGCACTATTGCTTGTTGGTGATAAACTCGTGAAAAAGACGACGTATCGATCAAATTTCTATGAACAAGAGGAGGAGACGGAACGATGA
- a CDS encoding YhgE/Pip domain-containing protein produces the protein MRKRWTIATAVCVLVFTSHSYVSANTEAETGTIESKDEVVYANLFANGGIQELYIVNALTVTEEGLISDYGQYDTITNLTDLSAIEQKDEEITLNAPVGTFHYQGNIQKDPQLPWDIEIRYLLDGDQLDAEDIVGESGTFELEIDISQNDTMDEAFFDHYLLQVSVPLNSDLFTAIDAPDATIANAGKNKQLAFTVMPEEGAELRLSAEASAIELESIEISALPSSFAIDMPDTEELTGEFDSLTGAIGELANGVGGLKNGIQELSSGLTELGKGSAQFQTGLTDLSSSGSDLVTASSQLQAGLNEVNTALNGAEDDLSFDMGTELTSGLDELVAGLRELAGGLDTLGAHHQQGYQALEEAMNQLPAATLSEEAIGKLYETTEDRETLDVLVDSYTAAQTVKGTFDAVKEAFTSVQPALQEMSTSVTDMADGLHTMSQSLSAVADSFDADAGLGELTNGISQLASQYSQFHEGLASYTGGVSKVANEYNQIHQGIQESATGSAQLVDGGASLQAGMNELHDATAEIPEQMQQEIDDMIAQYDKSDFEPRSFVHENNDDQVENVQFVIHTEPLTKEEPSPEVEEEEEPNIWQRFLNLFRF, from the coding sequence ATGAGAAAAAGATGGACGATTGCCACTGCTGTATGTGTTCTTGTGTTTACATCCCATTCTTACGTTTCAGCAAATACAGAAGCAGAAACAGGGACGATTGAAAGCAAAGATGAAGTTGTCTATGCGAATCTATTTGCTAATGGTGGGATCCAGGAACTCTACATCGTCAATGCGCTAACAGTTACTGAAGAGGGGCTGATTTCTGATTATGGCCAGTACGATACCATCACGAATTTGACGGATTTGTCAGCAATTGAACAAAAGGATGAAGAAATTACATTAAACGCGCCTGTCGGGACCTTTCACTACCAAGGCAATATTCAAAAGGATCCCCAGCTACCCTGGGATATAGAGATTCGCTATCTATTGGATGGCGACCAACTAGACGCTGAGGACATCGTTGGGGAAAGCGGAACATTTGAGCTTGAAATAGACATTTCGCAAAACGATACGATGGATGAAGCATTTTTTGACCATTACCTCCTACAGGTATCGGTTCCACTCAATAGCGATCTTTTTACAGCGATTGATGCACCAGACGCAACTATTGCCAATGCAGGTAAGAATAAGCAGCTTGCGTTCACCGTAATGCCAGAAGAAGGAGCCGAACTCCGTCTTTCTGCTGAAGCATCTGCTATTGAACTTGAAAGTATTGAGATTTCAGCATTACCTTCTTCATTTGCCATTGATATGCCGGATACGGAAGAGCTAACAGGTGAATTTGATTCCTTAACTGGAGCGATTGGTGAGCTTGCTAACGGTGTCGGTGGCCTTAAAAACGGCATTCAAGAATTATCCTCCGGTTTAACGGAGCTGGGAAAAGGTTCTGCACAGTTTCAAACTGGTCTTACCGACCTGTCTTCAAGTGGGAGTGACCTCGTTACGGCTTCCAGTCAGCTACAAGCTGGTTTAAATGAAGTGAATACCGCATTAAACGGAGCAGAAGATGACCTTAGCTTTGATATGGGTACAGAATTAACAAGCGGCCTAGATGAACTTGTTGCAGGCTTACGCGAGCTGGCAGGAGGGCTAGATACACTCGGTGCCCATCATCAACAAGGCTATCAGGCACTTGAAGAAGCCATGAATCAACTTCCAGCAGCTACACTATCAGAAGAAGCAATCGGCAAGCTATATGAAACAACAGAAGATCGTGAAACCCTTGATGTTTTAGTGGATTCTTACACTGCTGCGCAAACGGTTAAAGGTACGTTTGATGCAGTTAAAGAAGCGTTTACCTCTGTCCAACCGGCGTTACAAGAAATGAGTACTTCCGTCACAGACATGGCTGATGGGTTACATACAATGTCCCAATCCTTGTCTGCAGTCGCCGACTCGTTTGATGCAGATGCTGGCTTAGGTGAATTGACGAACGGCATTTCCCAGCTCGCCAGTCAATATAGCCAGTTTCATGAAGGTCTCGCTTCTTATACTGGCGGCGTATCTAAAGTAGCAAATGAATACAACCAAATCCATCAAGGGATTCAAGAGTCTGCTACTGGTTCAGCACAGTTAGTAGATGGCGGCGCGTCCCTACAGGCAGGAATGAATGAACTGCATGATGCTACTGCAGAAATACCGGAACAGATGCAGCAAGAAATCGATGACATGATCGCCCAATATGACAAATCAGATTTTGAACCTCGATCGTTTGTTCACGAGAACAACGACGACCAAGTCGAGAATGTCCAATTTGTTATTCACACCGAGCCTTTAACAAAAGAGGAACCCTCTCCTGAAGTGGAGGAGGAAGAAGAGCCTAACATCTGGCAACGTTTTTTAAACCTTTTCCGCTTTTAA
- the mqo gene encoding malate dehydrogenase (quinone): MSYRETKSDVILIGAGVMSATLGTLLKELAPDWKVTVFEKLKSAGEESSNEWNNAGTGHAALCELNYTSEKPDGSLDISKAVKVNEHFQLSRQFWSYLVRKKLIENPKEFIMPIPHISMVQGEKNGLFLKKRMEALSDNPLFEGMAFSDDPEVLKEWMPLVMEGREETDGPIAATKIDTGTDVNFGSLTRKLFTHLENENVAVHYEHSVKDLKKAGDGSWKVKVQNINTGETENHSAKFVFIGAGGGSLPLLQKTGIPESRRIGGFPVSGLFLVCNNPEIVEQHHAKVYGKAKVGAPPMSVPHLDTRYIDNKKSLLFGPFAGFSPKFLKTGSYFDLIGSVKPNNLFTMLGAGFKELGLTRYLIQQVMLSNEKRMEELKEFIPNAKSEDWEIIVAGQRVQVIKDTEAGGRGTLQFGTEVVTADDGSVAALLGASPGASTAVHVMLEILEKCFPSEIDGWKAKIKEMVPSYGKLLMSHPSLFKEIQASTARDLQLEESYVPSQEHLA, translated from the coding sequence ATGAGCTATAGAGAAACTAAGTCAGACGTTATTTTAATTGGCGCTGGAGTGATGAGCGCGACGCTAGGTACGTTATTAAAAGAGTTAGCACCAGACTGGAAAGTAACGGTTTTCGAAAAGTTAAAAAGTGCAGGGGAAGAAAGCTCGAATGAATGGAATAACGCTGGTACAGGTCATGCAGCACTGTGCGAATTAAACTATACGTCGGAAAAGCCGGACGGATCACTTGATATAAGCAAGGCTGTAAAGGTGAACGAGCATTTTCAACTCTCACGACAATTTTGGTCTTATCTTGTAAGAAAAAAGCTAATTGAAAATCCTAAAGAGTTTATTATGCCCATTCCACATATTAGTATGGTTCAAGGTGAAAAGAATGGCTTATTTTTAAAAAAACGTATGGAAGCGTTATCAGACAACCCTCTTTTCGAAGGAATGGCGTTTAGTGATGACCCTGAAGTGTTAAAAGAATGGATGCCTCTTGTAATGGAAGGCCGTGAAGAAACGGATGGACCTATTGCCGCAACAAAAATCGACACAGGTACAGATGTGAATTTTGGCTCGCTAACACGTAAGTTATTTACCCATTTAGAAAATGAGAACGTCGCTGTTCATTATGAGCATAGTGTAAAAGATTTGAAGAAAGCAGGCGATGGCTCTTGGAAAGTGAAAGTTCAAAATATCAATACTGGAGAAACGGAAAATCATTCAGCTAAGTTCGTCTTTATTGGTGCTGGTGGAGGTAGTTTGCCGTTATTACAGAAGACAGGAATACCTGAATCACGTCGAATTGGTGGATTTCCTGTAAGCGGATTATTTCTCGTCTGTAACAACCCTGAAATCGTAGAGCAGCATCATGCGAAAGTATATGGAAAAGCAAAAGTAGGAGCTCCACCAATGTCGGTTCCGCATTTAGATACACGGTATATTGATAATAAGAAATCGTTATTATTTGGTCCGTTTGCTGGATTTTCTCCTAAATTTCTTAAGACCGGATCATACTTTGATTTGATTGGTTCTGTTAAGCCTAATAATCTCTTTACCATGCTGGGAGCAGGGTTTAAAGAATTAGGGTTAACCCGCTATTTAATTCAACAAGTCATGTTATCAAATGAGAAGCGAATGGAAGAATTAAAGGAATTTATTCCGAATGCGAAAAGTGAAGACTGGGAGATCATCGTTGCTGGTCAGCGTGTGCAGGTTATAAAAGATACGGAAGCAGGCGGAAGAGGAACCCTTCAGTTTGGAACAGAAGTGGTCACGGCAGATGATGGTTCCGTTGCCGCATTACTTGGTGCTTCACCAGGTGCATCGACAGCAGTCCATGTGATGCTTGAAATCTTAGAAAAATGTTTTCCATCAGAAATAGATGGATGGAAGGCGAAAATCAAAGAGATGGTTCCTTCTTATGGAAAATTATTAATGAGCCATCCAAGTTTATTTAAAGAAATTCAGGCATCGACTGCACGAGATTTACAGCTTGAAGAGTCGTACGTACCTTCTCAGGAACATTTAGCTTAA
- a CDS encoding methyltransferase family protein has product MVDGLFFFLTVMWVSEFLFFRGKSKQEPGDLKENKSFHSILACTVLSITSCVLLHQIGWTLFDLSILSSLGVVLYSLGIGLRYWSMFVLRDHFSRHVHVTATMELVSHGPYRLMRHPLYTGLFLCVLGISIYLGTIIGILLSVVIMAHVLKKRMVIEEKMLTATLPKQYEEWKQKRWILLPWVY; this is encoded by the coding sequence GTGGTTGACGGTCTTTTCTTTTTTTTGACGGTAATGTGGGTGTCTGAATTTCTTTTTTTTCGAGGAAAATCAAAGCAAGAGCCTGGTGATTTGAAGGAAAACAAAAGCTTTCATTCGATCTTGGCGTGCACGGTTCTTAGTATTACGAGCTGTGTTCTTTTACATCAAATCGGTTGGACCCTGTTCGATCTTTCGATTCTTTCAAGCTTAGGCGTCGTTCTATATAGCCTTGGTATCGGCTTGCGGTATTGGTCCATGTTTGTCTTAAGGGATCACTTTTCAAGACATGTTCATGTAACAGCAACAATGGAATTAGTTAGCCATGGTCCTTACCGTCTTATGCGCCATCCGCTATACACAGGCTTATTTCTTTGCGTTCTAGGCATCTCCATTTATCTTGGGACTATCATTGGGATCCTCCTTTCCGTTGTCATTATGGCACATGTACTCAAGAAACGAATGGTAATAGAAGAAAAAATGCTTACAGCAACACTGCCCAAACAGTATGAGGAATGGAAACAAAAACGCTGGATTTTGCTTCCTTG